TTGAGGTAAGCATGGCAACGGTCGATAGCATTGTCGATACCACCAGCGAAGTCGATATGGTTGTCCTTGAGCAGGATCATATCGAAGAGACCGATGCGATGGTTCATACCGCCGCCGATCTTCACAGCCTGCTTCTCCAGCATTCGGAGACCTGGAGTAGTCTTGCGGGTGTCCAGGATATGAGTCTTGGTACCCTCAAGGCGCTTCACGTACTTGGCGGTCATGGTAGCGATACCGCTCATACGCTGCATGATGTTGAGCATCAGGCGCTCAGTCTGGAGGAGAGAACGGGTCTTTCCAGTCACGATCATCGCGATGTCGCCCTTCTTCACAGGAGTACCATCCTGAATGAGAACCTCCACCTTCATGGTAGGATCAAAGCGAGCAAACACCTTCTTGGCCATCTCTACACCAGCCAACACACCATCTTCCTTGATA
This is a stretch of genomic DNA from Segatella hominis. It encodes these proteins:
- the nadC gene encoding carboxylating nicotinate-nucleotide diphosphorylase; the encoded protein is MLSVDQLEDKLIDLAFAEDIGDGDHTTLCCIPDDAMGKSHLLIKEDGVLAGVEMAKKVFARFDPTMKVEVLIQDGTPVKKGDIAMIVTGKTRSLLQTERLMLNIMQRMSGIATMTAKYVKRLEGTKTHILDTRKTTPGLRMLEKQAVKIGGGMNHRIGLFDMILLKDNHIDFAGGIDNAIDRCHAYLKEKGLNLKIEIEVRSFDELDQVLKHGGVNRIMLDNFSVPDTKKAVDIIAGKYETESSGGITYDTIRDYAEQGVDFISVGALTHSVKGLDMSFKACD